The genomic interval CATGGTTAGCAAAGTTACTGATTTATCTTCAGACCACTACTCTGGCTGCTTTAAGGACTTCTAACAAAGTAAATGAGTCCCCCTAGAGCCAGGGATCGGAAGAGGTAAGACTACACAAGGGCATGAATCAGGAGGTAATGTGCACTCGAGGCTACTTTGGAGAATGGCTGTCCCAAGGCAGTTTTGCTACCTTAAAAACCTTTCCTTCCTTCACAAGAGAATAAGCAGTTATCCAAGCAGAGATATTTACTAAAGCCAGAGGCACATACCTGGTTTTTCAATTGAAACCCAGCTGACACTAAGAAGGGAGGGGGATACAAAGTGCCCAGAACaagctcctctcttcctcctccatctaTGTTTGAGACCAAAGACATTGGAAATGCATGGTTCAGCACCTGATGCTAAAATGAAAATCTATTTAGATCAGtatcataaatataaaaataacacttaATTGCAGGTCCTCTTGGGAAATGTAAAGCCCCCAACTCAAATTAGCCTAACCTCCATTTTGTAAAGGATTCCATTTATCTGGTGGGAATGCTGTTTCACAGAAACTTTTTCTGAACTCAAGTGGAACACcacttgcatctttttttttttttttgcagtactggggtttggactcagggcctatataccttgggccactccatcaCCCCTTTTTTATTACGTGTTTTTTCGAtagggtctcgaactatttgcctgggatggctttgcttcaaaacacaatcctcctgatgcctgcctcctgtgtaggtaggattacacaggcgtgagccactggtgctggcccCACTTGCATCATTTTGACAACATATTTGACCTCATGATGTCATAGAAAAGATTGTACAAGCTAACAACCAACCACTTTGGCAAAACATTGAGGAACTAACCACCCCAGCTAGCTGAAACAGCTagctaaacaacaaaaaaagccagcAGTATATTCCCTCTACATCTCAAATGCTTATAAACCCTACCCCTAACCTCATTCTGGGTTAATACCTCTTAGTATCAGCCCCTCTTCTCCCTTGGAAAGTGAGTAAAATCTtgcttctgcttcttttttttttctttccttgatgctgtggcttgaactcagggcttcatgcttgctaggcaggcactctttaccacttaagccactccacctgcccttttttgtgatgggttgagatagggtctcagaaactatttgcctggagctggctttgaactgcgatcctcctgatctctgcctccttagtagctaggataatGGAGCCTGGCTCAAGTTATTTCTTTTGGACTATCTTTATAAAGCCACATATGAAAGTACAAAGAAGCAAGCACTATCTGAAACCTCACCATCCACAGATAACAGGCCTTAGCAGGAAGAGTGGTTCCCAGATTCCCCCACCCCTCAGTGTGCTTCCTGATGGAGTGGGCAAACTGGCCCAATCCAAGAGAAAAGTAAATATACTCACTTATTTGACTACTGTGGTACCCAATAATTTGCAGCTTGGAAGAAAGTTTCTCAAATTGAGGTGTTTAGTTCCCATGATACCTTCAAGAGAAAAAGTACAAGAGGCAGGTGGTGTCCTGGGGCTCAAGTCACATTGGAGGAGTCAATTGTGTTTGGGGATGGAGGTGGTAGTTGttactgccatctagtggacagaggccagggatgctgcccACATATCCTATAATACATAGGGCAGCCTCAATACGTCAATAGTGTTGAAACACTCCTGTGACTGATTCTAGGTAAGAGAAGATGTTGTGAACTGCAAACCCAGAAACTATCTGGTAGGAGGTAATTAAAAGCTTAAAAAAGCCATAACTAggttgggagtatagctcagtggtagcttGCCACATACAGATGTGTAGGGCTCTGGTTCAATCTctaacacacacaccaaaaaccaaaacaacccaaaagcctcatacacatacacacaaaacagcTATAACTACTCTAGCAATGCTAAGCATTTCTTCATTCAAATATTAGCTGGATGTAGCAAATAATCATAgctgcctgggaggctgagatcaggattacagtttaaggtcagcctggccaagtaattcataagaccctatcttgaaaatacctgacacaaaaagggctggagtggctcaagtggtagagcatctgctgagCCAGTacgaggctgagttcaaacccatacaCAGGACCTGCCCACCCTTGGGTGGTTGCTTTAAAATGGGCAGTTGACCCAGGCTGAGCCAACAGATCCTTACCTCAGACATTTGCACCCTGGGGACAGGTTACTAACAGCTGGAGCTGTAAGATAGAAAACTTCCAGCAGTTGGCTGCTATTTTCTATGATGGGGGTGGAGATGGGGGgatagagggaaggagaggatgaGGAAGGAAGGTGGCTAATAAGCAGGTACACAGGTGGCTAAAAAGTGGTGAGTCCagatgtggtgcacacctgtattcccaactactcaggaggtggaagcaagttccaggccagcccaggcaaagttagcaagaccctatcttaaaacaaaGATATGGCTGGggaccagtggctcgtgcctatgaATCCCagcctcttgggaggctgagatctggaggatcacagctcaaggtaagctcaggcaaatagttcttgagactgcatttccaaaaataatcatagcaaaatggactgaggatgtggctcaagtggtagagcacctgttttgcaaatgtgaagccctaagttcagacctcagtcccaccaaaaaataaaaagtattgatTAGCTGGATGTAAACTAAGAATCAGGCACTGCCACAGTTTAAAATGggatatgaatatatttattagGGATGCTCAAATGACACATTAGCACTATCTTCATGTTATAAAGAATACATTTGACCCCCATTATGGCAGAAAAAAGGGTAAGGACTCCAAGAGCTGTTGCCAAGTAGCTACTGGAGAAATTTCCATTAAAAAGAGGATGTTTCCTGGATTCCATCATCTCTGCTATAATTTCCAGTTAGGTTGCCATGATTTTCCCAGAATCCTTCATTCTAGCACCAATTGACCCCTCTATCATTGCCACCCCTGACTCTTCAAAACCCAGGTCAATCTCCACCCCTACCCCCAGCTGCCTGTGGAGTCTTGCAGAGCATCCCTCTGGTATGCTGCTGCTCTGCCACCTTTGGGGGCATGGTTGGGGTGACAATATAATTCCACATCAAATGCACACAGGCGTGCTGATAGACTCAAGCAGTAACagtgcctgctcagcaagtgtgaggcactgagttcatactccagtgccaccaaaaccaaaaccaaaagcacACAGGTGTGTGTTAACATCAGGTTAACAACCTCATAGAACATGTACTTCCTCCTCAAGTGATATATGAGGGAGAAATGCAAAGGAAGCTCCTCAGAACAACATGTACGAAGATTCTGTATGCCAGACACAAGAGACTCTAAGTGGCCAGTGTTTATGCCCATCCTGCCCTGCACACAGGAAGGAGTCAGTCAATGAAAGCTGCAACAAGATCTCTGGCCCAGTCAGGTCTCTTCTGGCTCTTCCTGGCTTTGAATGGGACCACTCTGCTTCCATCTGTTTTGGGCATTAGTTCACTTAACAGGGAGGGTAAAAGGATGGCAGCAAGAGAGGGTAAAGAAATGTAGACCAGGGAAAAACCctggaaaacaatataaaaaccCAGAAACCAGACTTAGTACAATATTTTATAGAAAGCCACTGAAAATACTACATGCTAACACAGACAATATGATACACAACCTCAGTGGGAGGGTGGGGAACAGGCAAGAGGCCACAGGCTTAGACCAAGAGCCTTTCAATAGACTGCTGAATGGACTGGATCTGCTGCTTCAGCTGAGAGCCTTCTTTGATGGTGACAGAACAGGCAATGACAGGCCTGGAGACCCCACAGGCCCGCCCCAGGGCCTGCTTAGAACGCACAAACACGTAGGGCACATTCTTGTCTTCACACAACAGCGGGAGGTGCAGAATGATCTCCAAGGGTTCGGCATCTGCTGCCATCACGATGAACTCAGAGATGCCCCTGTTGAGGGTTTTGGTGGCTGTGGAGACAAGGAGGACATAGATGACAAGGGGCTTTTTTTGTAGGGCAGCCACAATAAAGTAGTTTCCAGGGAAAATGACAGGTGCAAGAAAATTGGGCAAAATGGCCTAGGCACAATCAGTTCTCTGTCCCAGAGTGTCCTGGGACATGATGATGGAGGAAATGCCAAGTAGTCATCTCCAATGCCTCTTAAACCCTATATCCTCAATTGGAccacttctttcctctcctctgctACCACACTTGTGGAAGTCACCATGATCTCTTGCCTGTCAATTGTACCAGCTTCCCCATGGGTCCTTATCAGCATGAAGCAACACAGTGCAGGGCTTCTCCTTTTTGCCATCAAAGTTTCAGTTCTGTCCTTAAACTTTACCACCTCAGAAAGACTTCCACCACTGCCACCCCATCCCTTACtctactttattttcctttatagcACTCTTTACCACCAGAAATATAAACTATGCTTTCCTCCTCTTGGATGTAGGCTCCAAGAAGGCAGGGACTTAGTTTTGTTCCCCACCGCATTAGAAGCATACAGATGCATGCCTGGCACGCAGAGGACAATGTAAGTATGGGGAGAATGAATAGTTCAAATGGAGGCAGGGGATTAGGAAATTGCTATCCCTCCCTTCATGAACCCTGGTATAAGCACCCAGCATGCCAAGTGAGAAAGAACTCCAGAAAAGCTGGTGAGCCCTCCCCACATTGGCCACTGCTacagaaggaaaagcaaattcaGTCCTTCCAATTGGAAATGTAGACCAGAGGCCCCCCCGGGGCCACACCCCCCGACTGCCTTACCCTCATTGGCTCCTTTCCGAAGCTGCTTGTAGTTACATGACTGCTGAACAAGGTCCAATAGTTTCTTGGTGAGATGAGCATCTGCGAGGGGATAGGCCTTCGGATTTACATCAGCCTCAGTCTAAGGGGGAAGTATAATCACCAGTCAGTCAAAATGAACCAGAGGCTGTTACAGACAAGGTACAAAACACTACACAACAATTCAGACAGCAGCCTATGCCATTTCTAACACACACTTAACGTATTAACATAGGCCTACACTCTCAGCTTAGAAAAACTGGcttagccaagatgccccactactgacgaacggatcaagaaaatgtggtatctatacacaatggaattttatgcagccatgaagaagaacgaaatgttatcattcgctggtaaatggatggaattggcgaacatcattctgagtgaggttagcctggctcaaaaaaccaaaaatcgtatgttctccctcatatgtggacattagatcaagggcaaacacaacaaggggattgaactttgatcacagataaaagtgagtgcacacaagggagatatgaggataggtaagacacctaaaaaactagctagcatttgttgcccttaacgcagagaaactaaagcagataccttaaaagcaactgaggccaataggagaaggggaccaggaactacagaaaaggtgagatcaaaaagaattaacctagaaggtaacacacatgcataggaaattaatgtgagtaaactccctgtacagctatccttatctcagctagcaaaaacccttgttccttcctattattgcttatactctctcttcaacaaaattagagataagagcaaaatagtttctgccaggtattgagggggtgggggcaggagggagaaatgacccaaacattgtatgcacatatgaataataaaaaaacaaaaattaaaaaaaaagaaaaagaaaaaccggCTTAGCATCAGCTGGATGCTCATGGGAGTAATCTTTCTATGTGGAACTTCATATTTCATCCCAAATTTACAAATCATCTCTCCACTTGCCATTCCATATGCAAATCTCCTATCCTCAGTGAGAAACCTGGTTTCCCATATACCAAAATATTTCCTCACCTATTCTACCCTACAGTATACGCAAAATGGTTGCAGAATTGTAATACCCAATACTACCTCTACCAACAAACTCGCCAACTTCAAAATTCCCTACCAGGGCCACCCAATGAGATAGCATGTTCAAAAGATTCAAATATACTTTTCTCCTTGTGGTTATCAAATAGATACAATAATTTGAGTTTGTATAAACAATTGTACTGCTCATTTTAAAAgctcttttggtttttctttctttttggcagtcaGATATGAGCCAGGCCTAGTCTTATATAGATACTCTCACAAAGTGTTTGGGCAAACACCACAATACATGTCAGGCAAAGGATGAAATTCCTAAGCATAGGTTACCAAGTTTTAGTTCATACACAAGATATCTTAGTGAACCTGACCCACTCCTCCATTTTAGTTGCAATTCTGTTTATGTGACTGTATTTAAACACTGAAGCTATTATGTATTGGGGAAGACCAATATGTAGATAAAACTTTTCCCTTAAAACTTAATGATATTAAGCCAAgagcagtggctcatacctgtaatcctaactaccctggaggctaagatcaggaagatctcagtgcCAGCCAGCCCAGGAAGAAGTTccaaagatcccatctcaaccaataaaaagtgttGGTGGTGGCaggcacctgttatcccagctatgtgggaaacagAAATAGGAGGAACAAGGGCTGgtaggcctggctcaagtggtagagagcctgcctagcaagagcaaggccctgagttcaaatccagtatgcccccccccccaaaatataCTAGTAACTCATTACAATTTTCCTTATATGTAATACTCATTAATTTTACTGGCATGTTTATACATATGAAGGTGAATAAAAGTTCACTGTgctaaaaaaaagttttgaggTATTATAATGGCATTGAGgttatgaaaaaaatgacattaaaataatCCAGCAAATTGAGTGGGTGGTCTGGCCTACATCATTCCTTGTACCTCATCATGTCTCTACTaagcattttcattaatttctcatTGATTTTCCAAGTCCTTCTCACAAATACACATTAATACACAAGGACATATTTCAATTACAATCTGGGTGTAGCCATATGGCATTTGCGCCACAGAACCAAGCAAGTGGTTCAGTTAGTCCTGATATGTAGGCCCACCCAGTAGGCATCAGGCACACTTATCATCACATGGGCCACAGTGGGCTCCTGCCCGAtgccataaaaaattaaaatgtgctgggcaccagtggctcacgcctgtaatcctagctactcaggaagcagataccaggaggatcgtggtttgaagccagcctgggcaaactgttctgcgagaccctatctcaaaaaaacccttcacaaaaaagggctggtggagtggctcaaggtgtaggccgagttcaagccccaatatcaaaaaagaaagaaattaaaatgcttcatcCTCAGGAAGTGACATAAAAGGACCAGGATGCACCAGGAAGAATTTATTGGCACTAGGTGA from Castor canadensis chromosome 8, mCasCan1.hap1v2, whole genome shotgun sequence carries:
- the Snu13 gene encoding NHP2-like protein 1, whose product is MTEADVNPKAYPLADAHLTKKLLDLVQQSCNYKQLRKGANEATKTLNRGISEFIVMAADAEPLEIILHLPLLCEDKNVPYVFVRSKQALGRACGVSRPVIACSVTIKEGSQLKQQIQSIQQSIERLLV